GATCCTTGGCGGCCTCGTGCTGCCAAGGAGTTTCGGACGATATAGCTTGCTCGGCCTCGCGCCGGGCAGTCGCCTCCCCCTCCACGGTGGTGGGGTCGGCTGGTTCGGGTCGGGTCATCGACGGGTCTCCGGGCGGTTCGCCGGAGGTCTCGGAGGATCTCGGCGGCGTAGTCGAGGGCGAGGGCCGGGTGGTGCAGGATCCACGACTCATCGCTGGCCGTGCGGCGGACGGCCCAGAGCCCGTCCGGGCCGCGCTCGGCGCGGTGGAGGCAACCGTGACGGTAGAGGGTGGTGATCCAGGCGTCGGCTTCGGCCAGGGTGACCTCCGGTACGGGCAGAGGCTGGGTTCGGTTTCCGGGTGTCCCGGGTGGGGTGACCGGGCCGGTCGGTTCACAGCCAGGTCACCCCTGTCCCTCGGTCGGTCAGCTGGTCACAGTGACCGGGCCTGTTGCTTGCCAGCACGGAGCTGTGTGGCAAGGGAAGTCAGCGGGTCGTTGGCCAGCGGGTGGCGTCCGCGACGATCTGGTGGGAGACCTTGTGCGCGGGTGACCGCCGCTCGGGCGGTCAGGACGAAGTGCCGTTACTTCGGGCACTGGTGTACTGGTGGTTGCCGTGGCCGGGTCAGTCGGTGTCCGGCGGGACGGTCAGTCTCCCGGTCGGTCCGGTCGGATGGTGGGCATAGGGGCGAGGCAACCCGATGAGCGGGATGTCGTGGGCGGGCATCGCAGCTCCTCGGTGTTGGTGACGGGTAGGGACGGCGCGGGTGGGCCAGGTCGGTGACCAGGGACGATAGTCGAGAAGTCCGGCCGGTCCAATACGTTTCAGGCTTCATCCGGCGATCAGACGGTCTCCCTGAGCAGGGAACCAGACGTTGGGCAGGCGTGGGGGCGCTCGCGCCCCGCAGTAGTAGTTCCTAGATCCTGGTTCCTAGGTCCTAGATCCGGACCATGAGCCCTCACGGAGTACTCACTGACGGCTCAGTGAGTACTCCGTGAGGGCTCGCTGAATGCCACTTGACCTGCGATTTCACGATTCACGGAGGGATCACTGATTGCTCCGTGAGGCTCACTGAGCCCTCAGTGAGTGTTCAGTGAGCCCTCACCGCATACTCCGTGAGCCCTCATGGCCGGCTCCGGACGACGGCAGCCTCACTCTCCGGACGAGGTCTTCGGAGGCCGTGATGAATCCTGTGAATGGCCCAGGATCGCGGTGCGAGCGGTCAGAGCCAGGACGCCCTGGGAGTGCAGGCTCAGCCCCATCCGGTTCCAGTGGAAGATCACATGGAGGCTGAGGACCCGGCGCAGGCCGCGGTCGAGCGTGCCGAGCCGGACGGCCTCGGCGAGCGATCTGCCGGTCTCCCCGAAAGCCGCGGCCCATTCCTTGACGGATTCGAGTGACCCGCCGGGGCCCAGCAGGCTGTCATGGTCAGCTCGGAGAAGGGTTCCGATGTCCTCGGTGATGTCTTCGAGCTTCTCCGGGGACATGGGGTTGACCGGGGTGCGGTGTTCGTCGGTGATGACGCGGTGCCAGACGTCGGCCTGTTCGTACCATTCGAGGCCGGCGGCGCGCATCATCAGGGTGCAGAGGAGGACGGACAGTTCTCGGCGTCCGAGGGGAATGTCGTGGCGGTCGTCGATACGGGGGATTTCCCGGCTGTCCGCGACGAACAGTCGGTGCGCGGCCGTCATGCTGACCGGGCCGCCGAAGGCCGTGGTCTCCGGTTCGTAGATGCCGGTCCACCACCGTTCGAGGAAACTCCCGCCTGGGGCGGTGAGCCGGTCGAAGCCGACGGCCAGTGTGGCCCTTGCCGCCGGGTCCGTGGACGTGAGCCGGATACGGAGGCGCCAGCAGGGGTGCTTGCGCGTGTACCACCAGCCGTCGATGTCCCCCGCGGCCTCCGCGGCACGCAGGAGCGGCATGATCGCGGCCAGGAAGTAGGTCTCGGCCATCCTCCACTCGGCGAAGTGGAGGTTCACCTGCCACCACTCGGAGTCGGCCGAGCTGCTCCGGAGGGCCTCGGTGCCCGCGCGCCGGAAGAGCTCGACGGCGTCGGTGAGGTCGGCCGGGTCCATGTCTGCCTTGCGGGCGGCCTCCGAGATCCCAGTTCCGGC
The nucleotide sequence above comes from Streptomyces clavuligerus. Encoded proteins:
- a CDS encoding thiopeptide-type bacteriocin biosynthesis protein, producing MPSDRLTRTDPSQATEAVLDVLAGTGISEAARKADMDPADLTDAVELFRRAGTEALRSSSADSEWWQVNLHFAEWRMAETYFLAAIMPLLRAAEAAGDIDGWWYTRKHPCWRLRIRLTSTDPAARATLAVGFDRLTAPGGSFLERWWTGIYEPETTAFGGPVSMTAAHRLFVADSREIPRIDDRHDIPLGRRELSVLLCTLMMRAAGLEWYEQADVWHRVITDEHRTPVNPMSPEKLEDITEDIGTLLRADHDSLLGPGGSLESVKEWAAAFGETGRSLAEAVRLGTLDRGLRRVLSLHVIFHWNRMGLSLHSQGVLALTARTAILGHSQDSSRPPKTSSGE